A part of Saccharomonospora amisosensis genomic DNA contains:
- a CDS encoding histidine phosphatase family protein — MTLAALWMRHGTCDDGLCRPGAHARPGSPLTIAGTVEAELTARELRDHRWQPALIASSPLRRARQTAAIVARALDSRIADPISAFAEWRAPHCVLGLASNQYPPDYITWRQQRADNPDSALPGGESLRAFAERALEAATIAGDLATQHGPALIVSHRLLIGAVAALHHGHRHPADIFGYASDFRLAPAQLWAPPRETT, encoded by the coding sequence ATGACCCTCGCCGCGCTCTGGATGCGCCACGGCACCTGTGACGACGGGCTCTGCCGCCCCGGCGCCCACGCCCGGCCCGGCAGCCCACTCACCATCGCAGGCACCGTCGAAGCCGAACTGACCGCCCGCGAGCTGCGCGACCATCGCTGGCAACCGGCGCTCATCGCATCCAGCCCACTGCGCCGCGCTCGCCAGACCGCCGCCATCGTCGCCCGCGCGTTGGACAGCCGAATTGCCGATCCGATCAGCGCGTTCGCCGAATGGCGCGCCCCGCACTGCGTGCTGGGTCTCGCCTCGAACCAGTACCCGCCCGACTACATCACCTGGCGGCAACAGCGCGCCGACAACCCGGACAGCGCTCTGCCCGGAGGCGAAAGCCTCCGGGCGTTCGCCGAACGCGCACTCGAAGCCGCGACCATCGCCGGCGACCTCGCCACCCAACACGGCCCCGCGCTGATCGTGTCACACCGGCTGCTCATCGGCGCCGTCGCCGCCCTGCACCACGGCCACCGCCACCCCGCCGACATCTTCGGCTACGCCAGCGACTTCCGCCTTGCCCCCGCCCAGCTGTGGGCACCACCCAGGGAGACCACGTGA
- a CDS encoding SDR family NAD(P)-dependent oxidoreductase, which translates to MARSVAIVTGAGSGIGAAIAARLADRYDLILTHLYDDPDLHNVLATVEQRGAATAAITGDLTDPMTIDTLAHEVEHAADRLEVLVSNAGAYPRVPWTSLDLDTFREQIEVNLITHAACAQLVTSSLTTRGHGRIITVSSVLTQLGRVDLAAYIAAKSGLEGLVRALARELGPHGVTVNCVRAGSIEVPAEHAVVPDHDAMITRQLDRQCVKRRGHPDDIAAAVDFLASPDARFITGQCLTVDGGWCMT; encoded by the coding sequence GTGGCCCGTTCCGTCGCCATCGTCACCGGTGCCGGTTCCGGCATCGGCGCGGCCATCGCCGCACGGCTCGCCGACCGCTACGACCTCATCCTAACCCACCTCTACGACGACCCGGATCTGCACAACGTGCTGGCCACCGTTGAACAACGCGGCGCTGCCACAGCGGCGATCACGGGCGATCTCACCGACCCGATGACGATCGACACGCTCGCACACGAAGTCGAGCACGCCGCCGACCGGCTGGAAGTCCTCGTGTCCAATGCCGGCGCCTATCCGCGCGTCCCCTGGACCAGCCTCGACCTGGACACCTTCCGTGAGCAGATCGAGGTCAATCTGATCACGCACGCGGCGTGTGCCCAGCTCGTCACCTCGTCCCTCACAACGCGCGGCCACGGCCGCATCATCACCGTGTCCTCGGTGCTCACCCAACTCGGTCGCGTCGACCTCGCCGCCTACATCGCGGCCAAGAGCGGCCTGGAAGGACTCGTCCGCGCCTTGGCCCGCGAACTCGGACCACACGGCGTCACCGTCAACTGCGTCCGCGCAGGCTCCATCGAAGTACCGGCCGAACACGCCGTCGTCCCCGACCACGACGCGATGATCACCCGGCAGCTCGACCGCCAGTGCGTCAAACGCCGTGGACACCCCGACGACATCGCCGCCGCCGTCGACTTCCTCGCCTCCCCCGACGCGCGGTTCATCACCGGCCAGTGCCTCACCGTCGACGGGGGCTGGTGCATGACATGA
- a CDS encoding TylF/MycF/NovP-related O-methyltransferase codes for MINDQADGRILPHESDHERAVRHRLADLLSDTPIPPVELVDNLALYLRRQPLTDLLSLDALYRMILNVPGVIMEFGVHRGRHLAALTALRGVYEPYNPHRRIIGFDTFIGFPNVTDIDTTSPSAVAGRFALTDVYPHHLRDVLDAHEQGEHLGHIRRTLIVQGDVRETLPRYLTDNPHTVIALAYFDLDLYEPTRDTIDAVRPYLTKGSVLAFDELAHAKWPGETAALRDTLGTDHGTLRTLPCRATPTYLRWGT; via the coding sequence GTGATCAACGATCAAGCCGACGGCCGGATCTTGCCGCACGAATCGGACCACGAGCGAGCCGTCCGCCACCGCCTCGCCGACCTGCTGTCCGACACCCCCATCCCACCCGTGGAACTGGTCGACAACCTGGCCCTCTACCTGCGGAGGCAGCCCCTGACCGACCTGCTCTCCCTGGACGCGCTCTACCGAATGATCCTCAACGTGCCCGGCGTGATCATGGAGTTCGGCGTGCACCGCGGACGTCACCTCGCCGCCCTGACCGCGTTGCGCGGCGTGTACGAGCCGTACAACCCGCACCGTCGGATCATCGGCTTCGACACCTTCATCGGCTTCCCCAACGTGACCGACATCGACACGACGAGCCCCAGCGCCGTCGCCGGCCGGTTCGCGCTCACCGACGTCTACCCACACCACCTGCGCGACGTGCTCGACGCCCACGAGCAGGGCGAACACCTCGGCCACATCCGACGAACCCTGATCGTCCAGGGCGACGTGCGCGAAACCCTCCCGCGCTACCTGACGGACAACCCGCACACCGTCATCGCCCTGGCCTACTTCGACCTCGACCTCTACGAGCCCACCCGCGACACCATCGACGCCGTCCGGCCGTACCTCACCAAGGGCAGCGTGCTCGCCTTCGACGAACTCGCCCACGCCAAGTGGCCAGGTGAAACCGCAGCCCTGCGCGACACCCTCGGCACCGATCACGGCACGCTGCGCACGCTGCCCTGCCGCGCCACCCCGACGTATCTGCGGTGGGGTACGTAG
- a CDS encoding NUDIX domain-containing protein: MTVAVGRRAARAILIDDLGRLLLIKRTKPGQAPYWTAPGGGVEDTDASVEAALYRELAEELGAKATDASQVFLFSSPSDSGVAVQHFFVARLADLDESARSGPEFSDPSRGGYDLDRVDLRGEDLASIDLKPTALKEFILANREALLVEAGAAA, from the coding sequence ATGACGGTGGCAGTGGGGCGACGTGCAGCACGGGCGATCTTGATCGACGATCTCGGTCGGCTGCTGTTGATTAAGCGGACCAAGCCGGGGCAGGCGCCGTACTGGACCGCGCCCGGTGGCGGTGTCGAGGACACCGACGCCTCGGTGGAGGCGGCGCTGTACCGGGAGCTGGCGGAGGAACTGGGCGCGAAGGCCACGGATGCCTCGCAGGTGTTCCTGTTCAGCTCGCCGTCGGACAGTGGCGTCGCTGTGCAGCACTTCTTTGTGGCGCGGCTGGCCGACCTGGACGAGTCCGCCCGGAGCGGCCCGGAGTTCAGCGACCCGTCGCGCGGCGGGTACGACCTGGACCGGGTTGACCTTCGGGGAGAAGATCTCGCGTCGATCGACTTGAAGCCGACCGCGTTGAAGGAGTTCATCCTGGCTAACCGGGAGGCTCTGCTGGTCGAGGCGGGCGCAGCCGCCTGA
- a CDS encoding glycosyltransferase family 9 protein yields the protein MTLQRGGPLIVPRHHAPLARALPFRRAAGELPSYTSGADMIDERGWSVVLGDRGFGDVLLALGLVQALADGTGRDAELHYEGPRPRLMQRCRLPLSTSLTEGPHTVYTRHGKGFTFHAIPERPQAWLDILDDELVEVHAALPMRYYLAAEQALGVRLPADRAPLPTFMSTERARPFHVVFVSATSWPSRKDYGASGFARIAAVLAQRFLAAWTFTLITSSDAEPMAFDGVKVLAGLDAVDCLDVFASAEVVIGNDTGLTHLAALTERPDGTGPHVIGLYGRHAHTKWTTGRARHHAIATTFSQMLALADRCPVRDHLDDAMWSQSASLADLPAEVIAEFASDLAGWW from the coding sequence GTGACGCTGCAACGCGGCGGGCCACTCATCGTCCCCCGCCACCACGCACCCCTGGCCCGCGCGCTGCCGTTCCGGCGCGCGGCCGGGGAACTACCGTCCTACACCAGCGGCGCGGACATGATCGACGAACGCGGCTGGTCAGTGGTCCTCGGTGACCGCGGCTTCGGTGATGTCCTGCTCGCGCTCGGACTCGTTCAGGCCCTCGCCGACGGGACCGGACGCGACGCCGAACTCCACTACGAGGGACCACGTCCACGCCTGATGCAACGATGCCGGCTGCCGTTGAGCACAAGCCTCACCGAAGGCCCGCACACCGTCTACACCAGGCACGGCAAGGGATTCACCTTCCACGCGATCCCCGAACGACCCCAGGCGTGGCTGGACATCCTGGACGACGAACTCGTGGAGGTCCACGCCGCTCTGCCGATGCGGTACTACCTCGCCGCGGAACAAGCCCTTGGCGTCCGGCTCCCCGCCGACCGCGCGCCGCTTCCGACGTTCATGTCGACGGAGCGGGCACGACCGTTCCACGTCGTGTTCGTCTCGGCGACCAGTTGGCCGAGCCGGAAGGACTACGGTGCAAGCGGTTTCGCCCGCATCGCGGCTGTCCTCGCCCAGCGCTTCCTGGCGGCGTGGACGTTCACCTTGATCACCAGTAGCGATGCCGAGCCGATGGCCTTCGACGGTGTCAAGGTTCTGGCCGGGTTGGATGCAGTGGACTGCCTGGACGTGTTCGCGTCAGCCGAAGTCGTGATCGGCAACGACACGGGCCTGACCCATCTGGCCGCGCTCACCGAACGCCCGGACGGAACCGGCCCGCACGTCATCGGGCTCTACGGTCGCCACGCCCACACCAAGTGGACCACCGGGAGGGCACGTCACCACGCCATCGCCACCACGTTCTCCCAGATGCTGGCCCTCGCCGACCGCTGCCCGGTGCGCGACCACCTGGACGACGCGATGTGGTCACAGTCGGCGAGCCTTGCCGACCTTCCGGCGGAGGTCATCGCCGAGTTCGCAAGTGATCTCGCCGGTTGGTGGTGA
- a CDS encoding DUF4254 domain-containing protein: MREILPRSASIIEAFRDTTSREHPGQLVLDTANELAAQHEQQWEAEDVSRASGASADDIAESKRLIDDLNAKRVALVERIDEWVSAQVHSRADASLHTETLGSVVDRLAIAWVRANSLINTNDARDRARLALRQLAELADAYDDLIRDVATGHRRLPAWRPLKTYRSAS; this comes from the coding sequence GTGCGGGAGATCCTGCCGCGATCCGCGTCGATCATTGAGGCGTTCCGCGACACCACGAGCAGAGAGCATCCCGGCCAGCTCGTCCTCGACACGGCGAACGAGCTGGCCGCCCAACACGAGCAGCAGTGGGAAGCCGAGGATGTCAGCCGCGCTTCCGGCGCCTCCGCCGACGACATCGCCGAAAGCAAGCGGCTCATCGACGACCTCAACGCCAAACGCGTCGCCCTGGTGGAACGTATCGACGAGTGGGTGTCGGCCCAAGTCCACAGCCGCGCGGACGCCTCCCTGCACACCGAAACCCTCGGCTCGGTCGTCGACCGCCTGGCGATCGCGTGGGTCCGTGCGAACAGCCTGATCAACACCAATGACGCCCGGGATCGAGCCCGCTTGGCTCTGCGGCAGCTCGCCGAGCTGGCCGACGCCTACGACGACCTGATCCGCGACGTCGCCACCGGCCACCGACGGCTCCCGGCGTGGCGGCCCCTGAAGACCTACCGGAGCGCATCGTGA
- a CDS encoding bifunctional DNA primase/polymerase, with translation MNDRIDAARRPTSAPLVPGIPGLAWAETRATAVDLAQHGWPVLPGTYQLAKHGAWLGRSGAAGLEPVAALWQLATTTNPEVAMEWWTRRPYSVLLACGAGVDGVEVPAVHGQRALGQLSPARRGPVAVTPFGSWLFFVRSGDEPLRPELAANAHAQLHASGAWLPIPPSARDGLPYRWRVPPSIVGWALPASAEVQRVLVASLSRQPSGAQPSLA, from the coding sequence GGTGCCGGGCATTCCGGGACTGGCCTGGGCCGAAACGCGTGCCACCGCCGTCGACCTGGCGCAGCACGGCTGGCCCGTGTTGCCGGGAACCTACCAGCTTGCCAAGCACGGGGCCTGGCTGGGCAGGTCCGGCGCGGCCGGGCTGGAACCGGTCGCCGCGCTGTGGCAACTGGCCACGACGACCAACCCGGAAGTGGCGATGGAGTGGTGGACACGGCGGCCGTACTCGGTGCTGCTGGCGTGCGGAGCCGGGGTCGACGGGGTTGAGGTACCCGCCGTCCACGGTCAACGCGCGCTGGGGCAGCTCTCGCCGGCCCGGCGTGGTCCGGTCGCCGTCACGCCCTTCGGTTCATGGTTGTTCTTCGTGCGCAGCGGCGATGAACCGCTGCGTCCTGAGCTGGCCGCGAACGCACACGCGCAGTTGCACGCGAGCGGGGCGTGGTTGCCCATCCCGCCATCGGCGCGTGACGGCCTGCCGTATCGCTGGCGGGTGCCCCCGTCCATCGTCGGCTGGGCGCTACCGGCCTCGGCCGAGGTTCAACGAGTGCTGGTCGCGTCGCTCAGCCGTCAACCCAGCGGCGCACAGCCCAGCCTCGCCTGA
- a CDS encoding phosphoribosyltransferase gives MTTEDLFAGSSMRTVPEDLAYQARRVRRLGVPPQTRDVRIVHELDGILDQVHPATLLRTGGALWDAWSRHPEFTAPDLLLGLDAGGILPTVAVALAGDLPYRLAWKLDLDLPDKRRFSEPHARRTEVFTYGDLAGTRVLIVDDEITTGNTLANLITVLRESAVEVTGIACLIEDTTGNARPLLESLGVPLCTLTRL, from the coding sequence ATGACCACCGAAGACCTGTTTGCAGGGTCGAGCATGCGCACCGTTCCCGAAGACCTCGCCTACCAGGCCCGGCGCGTCCGCCGTCTCGGCGTGCCCCCGCAGACTCGGGATGTCCGGATCGTTCACGAGCTGGACGGCATCCTCGACCAGGTACACCCCGCGACGTTGCTTCGGACCGGTGGCGCGCTGTGGGACGCGTGGTCGCGCCACCCGGAGTTCACGGCCCCGGACCTCCTGCTCGGACTGGACGCGGGCGGCATCCTGCCCACCGTCGCCGTCGCACTGGCCGGCGACCTTCCGTACCGCCTGGCCTGGAAGCTCGACCTCGACCTGCCCGACAAGCGGCGCTTCAGCGAACCCCATGCCCGCCGTACCGAGGTGTTCACCTACGGCGACCTCGCGGGAACCCGCGTGCTCATCGTCGATGACGAGATCACCACCGGGAACACGCTGGCCAACCTGATCACGGTGCTCCGCGAGTCAGCCGTGGAGGTGACCGGCATCGCGTGCTTGATCGAGGACACCACAGGCAACGCCCGTCCGCTGCTGGAATCGCTGGGAGTACCGCTGTGCACCCTCACGCGACTGTGA